The DNA segment GTCGTGCGCGGCTCACGAATCCATCCAAAGAGCAGTCGGCGGCCCCGGTCGTCGAGCGTGGTCTTGCCCGCGTAGTACCGCCCGCCATCGACGACACCCGTCATCTGCGGCGTGAAGCGGTGGTCGGCATAGCGGCCGGTCTGCCAGTAGTTCAACCCGCGCGAGGAAAGGAAAACATGGCGATCACCCAGCGGGAAAAAGTCGGGACACTCGAAATCAAAACCTGTCGCAGGCGTGCCCAGAAACAGCGGGTGCAGGTAACGCCAACTCGCCAGGTCGTCCGAGCGGTAGAGCAGTGCCGCCCCGCCCGCGCCGCCCGGCTGCTCGGAGCCGATGAGCATGTAGTACGCATCGCCCTCGCGCCAGACCTGCGGATCGCGGAAACACTCGCCGAAACCCGGCGGCGGCTCGGCGATCACCGGCTGCGGCGACTTGGTCCAGTGAACCAGATCATCGCTGGTCGCCACCGCCTGTGTCTGACGCAGCGGCGCGAACTGTGAAATCGCGGTGTAAAAAAGGTGAAACTGCTTAGGCCCGCGAATGACGCTGCCCGTCCAGCAACCCGCGGCGTCGATGGAGCCGGGAGTCGGTGACAACGCCACCGGCAGCATCTCCCAGCGCAGCAGGTCACGGCTGACGGCGTGCCCCCAGCACATCGCCCCCGGCTTGGGATCACCCGGAACGTGCTGGAAAAACAGGTGGTACTCACCGTTCCAGTAGAACGGCTTGGGGTCGTTCATCCATCCGTCAGCCACCAGATGAAACCGCGGGCGGTGAGGATCAAGCGTCATGATTTACCTGTTCGTCGATTGTTCACGTTTTTGCTCTGGCCGCGGTGTTGTTTAGCGCGGCTGGTTTTACCGTGGCCTTTTTTAACGAACGAGTCGTGGACATCACCTTTTTGAGTCGGTCTGGTTCCTGTCTGTCCCCAGGGCATGGGGAAGGTCGGCAAGGGGTCGTGATGATCGCCGCGCTTTGGTTTGACGCGGCGGCGGAACTCGGTGCAGAGCTGCGCCAGTTGACGCGAGGCTTCATCGAGCGCACGCTTGCCTTTTTCCTTCGTCGCCAGTGTCGCCTCGCCGAGC comes from the Phycisphaeraceae bacterium genome and includes:
- a CDS encoding glycoside hydrolase family 32 protein; this translates as MTLDPHRPRFHLVADGWMNDPKPFYWNGEYHLFFQHVPGDPKPGAMCWGHAVSRDLLRWEMLPVALSPTPGSIDAAGCWTGSVIRGPKQFHLFYTAISQFAPLRQTQAVATSDDLVHWTKSPQPVIAEPPPGFGECFRDPQVWREGDAYYMLIGSEQPGGAGGAALLYRSDDLASWRYLHPLFLGTPATGFDFECPDFFPLGDRHVFLSSRGLNYWQTGRYADHRFTPQMTGVVDGGRYYAGKTTLDDRGRRLLFGWIREPRTTAQVRAGGWCGTQALARSLEIRPDGSLGMQPVDELKSLRRSHHHIGPAAFGTLGDGVALLPLEGIRGESLDIELKMFCGTASRVGLLLRASPDLRISTPALLRVNEGMLGDAPLRLGAEEALELRVVVDRSVIEVCANGRAALTLRTYPPEGCDRIALFAQGGEARLISCDAWTLE